agactgacgacttcggcaacggtgcggagatctcgcgacagcagcatctgaaaggcgtcatcctcgatgcctttcagaatatgcttgatcttgtccgcCTCGGACATCTTGGCGTTGACGCGCGAGCAGAGGTTgaccacgtcttcaatgtagctgctGAACGTCTCGcccgactgctgagagcgctcgcgcaagcggtgttcggcgcgtagcttgcgcacagcaggacatccgaacacttcggtgaggttcgccttgaaagcagtccacgtggagaagtctccttcgtggtttcgaaaccacaggttggcagCGCCGGTCAAATAAAACATGACATTGTTCAACTTGGTGGTATCGTCCCACTTGCTAtatgtgctcacccgctcgtatgatgtgagccagtcttcaggGTCATGATCGTCAGTACCGCCGAAGAGAGACGAGTCCCGCAGAcggagggagccggaacagagCACTGGTGAgccaacctgcacggcttggtggtgggcGGCTTCAGGCATAGCGGGCGTCGGTAGTGTGCGGTTGCGCAGGTCCAGGGCGGTACGAGGATGTTAAaccgaacctccaccaaatgtgcGGGGGCTTTAGTTaacgctcaggcggcggcgaaaccacggatGCGACcaagtctctcgtctgttcaggtcagcaggggCTCGGCCTGAGCGGTGGCAGTGCggttacttctttttttttctcagtaaatataggatgatgcacttcttcttcttcataaTAGCTATTTTGGAGTCCCTGAGAATGGTGCTCTCTTGGGCATACGCTAGGTCGAGGGCTATAGCTGCCTCTTGTGGCGTTTCAGAGGATTTGGTTTTGATTGttgccgagacgatgtggtcaccgtCCACCGTCACAGCCGCAACTGCAAAGGCATTCGTATGTTTGTGTTGTGCCGCATCTGCTTGAATTGTTCCGGAGCTCGGTCCGTATTTATGATGTAAGGCTTTGGCTTGTGCCTGTCTTCTATCCTCATGGTGTATGGGATGGATGCTTTTGGGAAGtagtttgattagtagggccgtcctatagtcGCGGGGCAAGTCTACTTTAGCGTCTTTATTCGTAGGCTGAAATTTATTTCTGCGCCTGGTTAGAATGCTCCTGCCATTTGTGGAATTGGCTAATCTccctgtttgagccattaaatgggcttctttcagtttaTTGTAGCTGTTGTGTATTCCTAGCCTCATAATCCTTTTAGATGAGGCATTTAGTGCGAGTCCTAAGGCAGCTTtgtaggcctgccgtatcatgatattcaatttgtccttttctggtTTCGCGACTTTTAGATGAGGTGGCACAAAGTATCCTGCGTAGCGCAATGGCCTGCACTAGACGACATAAATCTCCCTCACCCCTTCTTTTCGATTATCTATGTGATTAATTAATCACGCCGTCACTTTTACCGGGCATGTTAGCTTAGTGCGTGTGTCATTATTTCTCCATTTGTTTTTCAGTGCAGCCCCGGTAATCTTATGGTTTGTAAATGACACCCCAGTATTCTTATGGTTTGTACCCTTTTGACGGATCGTCCATTGACACCGACCTTTATTTGCGGCGGAAAAGAAGTTGTAGTTCCCCTACCTCTTTCTTTATGTATTTCACGAAGAATTCAGATTTTCGCACTGAACAAGTCAGGACTGATTCCCATGCGAATGCCGCAGTGTAGTGCACTGCTTCTTGGAATGTGTCTTCTATGCAGCCTTCGCATCCTTAGGTTAGCCAaagcgtgatgtcatctgcatagtaCGTCTGATGCAGGTCTCGTGTTTGTGCCAATTTCGAGAGAATCTTGATGACGGAAAGGTTAAATATGGAAAAGGTACGGAATGGAGCCCTGTTATGTTCTCTTGGTTCCTACACTCCAAAGCCAAAAAGGACTAGAAGGGGGCGGGCGGTTAGTCTCGGTGGGGAGCAACTGACTTGCCACAACCGTTAGCCTTTTTCGGGATCATCTAAAAAGCGCGCAACTGTCAGTCCCGTAGGAGAGGGGCGCAACAGATACTCCCCGGGAGCAGCCTTTTCAAGAAAAATGCAAACGAAGCGGCATTTTCAGTGCAAATTAGAGTGGGATTTTTAGAGTGGAAGCACCCATTACATGTAACATTTACGCAAACCATTACCACTTATTATAATcagaaaggaaacagaaatgaaCACACACGAAGACACCAGGATTTGAACTCTTCACCTTTGGATCGGGAACCAAGTACGGATATAACCAGGCCACAACAGCAGGCAGTCCAGAGTTGAAAGCAAACGCCTCATATACGGAGCACACACAGTTTGGGTTTAACGCTCGCAGTTTAATGAAACGCATTGCTGTTCAGGGCAAAGTATGGGGATTTTGAATTCTTATCATTTTGCGACAAGCTAAGGAGCTAAGGTTAGGCTTACAGAATACGCACAGAGGATTAAATCGCATTTTTGGTCAAAAAAGAAGTGTCGAATCGTGCATACATACCAGCCGTTACTTGAAAACCGCAAAt
The Amblyomma americanum isolate KBUSLIRL-KWMA chromosome 3, ASM5285725v1, whole genome shotgun sequence genome window above contains:
- the LOC144123722 gene encoding uncharacterized protein LOC144123722, producing MPEAAHHQAVQVGSPVLCSGSLRLRDSSLFGGTDDHDPEDWLTSYERVSTYSKWDDTTKLNNVMFYLTGAANLWFRNHEGDFSTWTAFKANLTEVFGCPAVRKLRAEHRLRERSQQSGETFSSYIEDVVNLCSRVNAKMSEADKIKHILKGIEDDAFQMLLSRDLRTVAEVVSLCQRYDELRKQRLITRPHATAPVESLAGLSAAADHSQLLAHISDFVPDEVARQMSLLPSSFVQSPFLAPNLRIAISEQVAEALPSMPAYY